TCATCAAAATCCCGAACTCTAAAACCCCACTGGAGCTTGGCATTTCGAAATGTTCATGCTGTTAAGGATTTCTTGGGTTTCCAAAGGTATCCCCGAATCCTCGCCCAAACGCCAAAATTTAGGACCGGAATTCAGGGAGGTGTAGTCTGCAAACCATGGGCCGTAGCTCCTCCCCCTTCAGTTAAGTTACCTGCTATTTCCCCATCGGCCACCGCCCcaccttctttctcctcttcgcCTTTTCACCAGCGCCGGCCCCAGGCTAGAGCCCACCTACCGCCTCTTTCTTGCTGCCAAGAGTTGCTTCCTCCAGAATCTTGACCGTCCCCTAGAGCTTTTTGCTtgggcggcgccgcgccgcaccccgccgcgccggccaagATTTGGGAGAGATGCATGATGCGCGCGTGCACTCCGGCCCCTAGAGCGCAGCGCCCCCACACTCCTGCTGCCAGATACTGGTAGAGGAGCACTCCACTGGTATCCtcgcctctctctcctctctcaagATTCGACCTTTGGTTCGTCACCGCTAGATTTCGGTATTGCCACCCTTTTCCCTGCTTGGAATATGCAAATGTTTGGTTGCCGATTGGAGCTTAATTCCTGTCCGACGTCTATGGCGGGTGGCGCAGGTTTGTGGGATCGGTCAAGCAGTTAGTCCAAGAAACGACCTTGGGAGCGGGCACCGGCGAGATCAAGAAGCTGGCGGCGAGCAAGTGGTGGGAGCGCGGCGGTGAGGGCGTCATGCCTGGGATGGatcctggcggcggcgaggctggggCTGCGTCGCACTACCTGGACCTCCTCCgagcgcagcagcagcatctgcaGCACCAGCAGTCGCCGCTCTCCCCCAACTCCCACGTCAAGATGGAGCGCTCCGCACCGTCGCCGGAGAATAGCCCGGCCGCCAGCGTCGATCCCGGCGGGGATCAGCCCTCGTCGTCGGCCCTGGTGCCGGctgagggcggtggcggcgggtccGGCGGGCCGACGAGGAAGCCGCGCGGGCGCCCGCCGGGGTCCAAGAACAAGCCCAAGCCGCCCATCATCATCACGCGCGACAGCCCCAACGCGCTCCACTCCCACGTCCtcgaggtcgccgccggcaccgATATCGTCGAGTGCGTCTCCGAgtacgcgcgccgccgcggccgagggGTCTGCgtgctcagcggcggcggctccgtcTCCAACGTCGCGCTCCGCCAGCCGGGCGTTGAGCCCCCGGGCAGCCTCGTCGCCACCCTGCGGGGGCAGTTCGAGATCCTGTCCCTCACGGGCaccgtgctgccgccgcccgcgcccccggGGGCCAGCAGCCTCAGCGTgtacctcgccggcggccagggaCAGGTGGTGGGTGGGAATGTCGTCGGTCAGCTCATCGCCGCTGGGCCCGTGGTTCTCATGGCCGCCTCGTTCGCCAATGCTGTCTACGAGCGTCTGCCTctggagggagaggaagagccCCCCACGGCtaccgcagcagcagccacagccACAGAGCCCCAAGGTGAAGCAGAACCGGCTGGAGCACAACCACAACAACAGGAGGCGTCGCAGTCATCAGGGGTGACTGGAGGTgatgctggtggcggcggcattgGCCATGGCATCTCACTGTACGATCTCGGAGGGAACATGGCTGGCTACCAGTTGCCCGGAGACAACTTTGGCAGCTGGAGGCCAACATTTTGATCGGCATACCAAGCTCTTGGCAATGGCATTGCATCAGGGCATTTCAGAAGACTCCATGATGGTGGAGCTCCCTGATCATGCATTTTGGTTGAAGGCTACACTTTGACGAGGGCATGAAGCAATGTGATGACTGCTGATAATGCTTGCAGCACTTGGTGTTCAGTTGGGAATAATCCAATTTGATGTACACATATACCATCTATGGCAAAGTGACTACCAACAATGAAAGTCTATTTTTTGGGTGATCTATTGGTCCAACAAAATCCAAGAAGGAAGGTCAGTAGGTCCAGTGTTAACTGTTAAGAGACCATCCTGCCATCTTTTGCTTTAGAATTATGTTTGTCAAGTTGTCATCATGTTTTCCTTTTACTTCTAATTAGAAGGATAATTATTATGGCATATTTGCTTCTTGCACTTTTACTACTGCTTTCATCTCTTCATTTGTTTTTCCCTCGCATTGTTAGTTTAACTGAGGAAAAAGTTATTAGAAAGAACGGATAACCTACCATTGTTTTCTCAGTCACAAACCTTCAATATCTTTGTGCCCGTTTCATAATCACATAGTTACTGTTGTACATTCTTATAATACTGCAATTTTGCGAGTATTGCCTTTTTTTACTAGCTAAAGCCACATGAGGATTGTAAAATTTGATGAACTTTCTTTGACACCAACTTGATTGGTTATAAAAGAAATTGCAGAGTTTGATGAGAGCCCAAGACATTCAAAGATCTTGTAGATAGGAATGATGGTTGGTAGGTTTGTGGGTATTAGGCTAAGATCTTGGGTAGTTTGTGAAATTTGTCCAAAACTAACTCAAACATGTCTGGGAACGAGTGAATTTTTCATTATCTTATAGAGTTTTTACTGATTGTAAATTCtagtaaaaaaaatttgttATGTCTAAATGATATTTCCTTCGGCTCAAAATGTCAGAATGTTGACTTAATGCAAGATATTACCAAGTACTAACTTATCTTACTCTGACAATGTTAGCTTATGATATTAATTTGACATCATATAATGAATAACTTGAGAAATTAATCATTGGTGAAAGATTATGATCAAAACAAAGATTTGTACGGCAAAAGCTGGTATCCAGTCCTCTGCCCTTTGTGACTAGTGTCACATTTCTACAGACTGCCTTGTCTATTTTTGTCTCGTTCAGACGAGTTGTCTCATTCAAACGAGGTTGGTAGTAGAAGGTGCCAGCGCCATCAAGTATTTCTAGTACTATTACTGTTCAGTATCAAAATTTGGAAGAAATAGTGAACCTTAATCTCAAATCCCTTGACATAATTAAGAATGTTTATCTAAGAAAGGTTTGAATAACCCTGTTCTTCGTTTTCAAACCGTAGCTAGTTTACGCGTgggtgcttttcttttctttttttttttctgttcacGGACGTAGACTGCGCTAAAATTGGCAAATCTTCACGGGGCCTTTCTGTAGAAAGTACAACAGTTTCGGCAGTCGACGTCTCGACGAGACCCAAAAAGCCTTGTGTTCCTAGGTCCCCTACTTTGCTTTGTCCGTGGAGATGCCGAGCCAGGTTCAGGGCCCCTGGAAACCCAACGGCTGGAGCTTCTGTTTTTTTTACCCGAATCCCTATGCAGCTGTTACCGCTACCAAGGGCAGTAAATCTGAACAGTGTCTAGGTCAGATCGatgcatttttcttttactaTGGCAGAACCACAACTCACCTTGTGGATTTTCGGCGCTAATAAACAGTCGAACCTGTGATATCTTTGTGATTTTAGGACTCTCAGGACCCAGAATGAACAAGACAGAGTCAACCAGATCAAGACCGCGCAAGTGAAAATGGATGGCGAGGATCGGCCTTTGTTAAGCTCGAGTAGAGCTATTTACTTTCCCTGTTTCATTGCGAGATGGAAAACATTACCGCTCATTTTTAATGCTGTAAAACTGAACGCAGGAATCGAGTGAGATGTCATGATGCCGGTGATACCGAATCTTCCTGTTAcatatttttccttctctctaCAATCATAACTTTCTGACCGAAGGTACCTAAATCCTTCTActtatttttctcaacttttAATTCTTGTTCAGAAATCCTCAACCACTAGGACCAGCCCCGCTACCCCTCTCCCTGTGGCCGCCACTACTGCCTCAACCGTTCCGTCCTTCCCCTCTCCATCTTTCCCCTCATTTGCACCAAGTTGTGGTCGCTATTGTAACATCCcaaattttgaaatttaaatCCAAAAAATATGGACTCCAAATTTTTTTCTAAAGTTTGCATGGCAAATCTAAACCTAGAGCCCTGAATTTCCATTTACGCATTTTATAAATTCATGTGCATGTGCTTGAGCTTACTATTCATCTCTATTTCAAAAACATTCTAACTTTACACACAACTCCAGCCTACATTTCAAATCTTATTGAAATTTGAAAcctttttcaaatttgaatttaaaaccAAACCCAAATAAATGAAAAGCCCTCAAAACCCTAGACAGGCCGGCAACCCAACCTGGCTTGCTTCCCTTCCAGCCCGATCCACCCCTGCCTCCATCTCTCGCTCACGCACGCCCATGGCCCAATAGGCCGGCCCAACTTCCCCGACCTGCGACGTCAccgccctcttcctcctccggttCGTCCCCCCCGCCCATGCACACGATGATGCCACGCGTTCGCTGCACTGGCCCCGTGAGCCCATCCCTCCGGCCACCTCCCTTGCCCCCTCCAAAGTGCACCACCACTGCCCACATCGCCTCCGCCCACTGCTCTCGCCAGTTCCCCTCCCCTTGCACGGAAACCGACGCACTAGAGCACACCGTCGGTGACATGCCTACCTCGATCTTCTCTGCCATAGCCGGATACAACCCTCCCAGCGTGCCAGCTCAAGGCGCATTCATTGCATCCATTCCCCCTGCCACCAGTCCCCAGCCAGATAAGCTCAGGAGAGCTCCCTGAGCCTTGATGGCAGCCTCGGCCACCTATAACACCCCCATCCCCTCCCCCCCTCGCGTACCTCCTCACTCCCTCGCCCCGCCCAGTCTAGTCCAATTCCTCTCGCGCTGGAGTAGGATCGGagccgcgcctcctccacccACCGCCGTGCTCGACCCCCTAGAGCCAGGCCGTGTCGAAGTCGAGGATCGACGTACGGCCCTAGCTACCTCTTCCCAAGCGCTGGAGCGACCCTGAGATGGCCGTTTCCCACCGGCCTCACTGCTATCGTCAACCACATTGCCTCCGCGCGCCGTCACCCCTCTTCCGACCACTATGCTGCCCGCACAAGCACCagaggtacccctaccctttttaGGCCATCGCCAAGCCCCTGCTGCCCCTAAACCCCATTTTTCCCCAATTGCCGCATCGCTGTGCAACTGCAGCCAGCCGCCAGCTCACCGTCAGCCATCCCCGACGCTCACACCACCCCTCACAAGGCCTCCATGCCCCTAGTTACCGCCACGACAACTCCTTAGCCTAACGCGAGATGGCTCTGCTTCGCGCGGTGGTCCGGTGACCAAACCCGAGCGGCGCCGGCTCACCCTCCCACTCCTAGCACCCGGCACATATGAAACGTAGACCCAAAACTGCCCCAGTCCATGCCCATGTGTCCACGGCTCACAAAACAGTACCCCTACGCGGTCCCCATCCCTGGGCTCGCCTATCTATCCTTATCCCCTCTCACCtcccactacaagaaatgtgttgatctatgacgaaaatgttatgacacatttgttcttgtcatagatctatgacattTCTGGATGAAAACATCACAAAGTGTGACATCCAAAGAAATTTAGTGAGAAAGTTACgaaacgtcataaaagttgccactgtagccaaaaaCAAATCGTCACTCGCTATtatatggtggttttgtgatgatataagctccacgaaaatgtcataaaccaacgagggtcccacatgtaagtttaagctgataaataaggcagtaaaataaaatggaaaacgtTCTCCTCCCATGGGTCGAACCTGTTATCGATCGaatgggtcccacatgtaaggtaagtttcaggtgagtgtgGTATTTAGCGGTAGAAAAGCCTGTGCTACagctaaaaaatagtttacccgctACCGCACTCCCGCGATAGGGAAAAAACAAGAACATAGAGAAGGCGGCCAGGATGGAGCACTCCAGTGGACATCTGCGCCTCCCCGCAGCGGCTCAGTCCTACGGTAGCACAAGTCTGGTGCTTCCTGTTGCAGCACATTAATCTGatcagtaattttgagttgaattcgccAAAATTTCCCAGATGGATAGACGTTGGATACATGGTTGTCAACTATTTACCATCGAGCATGAGAAAggggtcaatgatttcatggaatttgttaagagtagatactctgatgatgaacaaatactatgccCATGTCGTGGATGCCTGAATCAATCTAGATGTACTATAGATGTGGTGAACCTACGCTTACTTTTGACTGGGATGGCAAGCACCTACGCTAGGTGGATTTATCATGGAGAAACATTCGAGGATagggttcaggaaaatgcaaatctgcaggataatggggttcaggaaaatgcaattCTTCTGGATGATGGGGTTGAGAAAATTGCAATTCTGCTGGATGAGGGGATTGTGGATAATGCAGTTTTGTGGGATGATGGTGATCAGTAAATGGTCTAGGAAAATGAACACATATCGGGTATGAAGGAAGATGAAGGCACTAAAGATGGACTTCCTGAAATGATAGCCAACATGTGCCACGCTAAAGAGCTTGGAGGGAAAATTTTAGAACATATAAACCATAAGGTGTCACCgggatctaaatatacacagtttacatttgttgtgaagttacttcatatcaagTGTTTCTATTAGATCAACAATGTCGCATTCaatgtcgtacatacatctatggacccactaggaggtttggacagtctttaatacagggctggacaccgagatgtatctgacatggaggctatggCGTAGGACGGGTAGTCTACATAGAAAGACAacaactagtcgaggattaggaaaagtactcatagcaatcagagtaggactcgcctagtcaaatccgactaatattcttgtaaacaaccaacctgtaacctgcccccggcaatataaggtgaggcagggaccccatcgaaagcaattcaatccaaccaacacacatgatgtagggtattacgcaatctagtggcccgaacctgtctaaatcatgtgtctgtgttcaccttcgagttcctgatcttggtgAGGTCCACAAACCAAACACCACCTCGAGCACctccctcgataggttgccaggtctaaacactgacagccggcgcgccaggtaggggatctcatcgagaatcaactggcgaacttgatggcacaaatcatcatcaagccaattgtcacgtttgaagcaggcgtgatgttcatctttggctcctgggtgtGTATCGCAGATGGCGCTGAAAATTACCACCGCCACATTGTGTCAActgtggagaaggagaagcaagcCTTCAAACTCTAGTGTCAAGTTCTGGAGAACCTCATTGAAAATTTTGACTGGTTTATAAAATTCTGAAAAGTGTGAGTACATGGGAGTCTAGCAACCAGTTAAGGCTGAACATGAGAGTAAGAGGGTAACCTCTAAGGAGGATCCTATCCAAGAAGCTTACTTTGGTCATATAAGGAACGGTTCATGGGCAAGGCTTTTCTTATGAACAGTGCAACTGCACGTGCAGATAAGGTCCAGCCTTTGGTAGTACCTATACATGTGAGGCCTTGGTTCACACCACGCCAAAAAGAATCTAAGAAACCACCCCAAGGGGCCATGGTGGGTAACAGGTAGACTGGAGAAGGACCTTCGCTTAGTCCCATGTCAAAATAATGTTTTTCGTAAAGCCCTATGTCTTAGGATTTAGCCTGAGTAATTGTTTTGGAATAAGGCGAAATGCCGGCTCAGGGAGTCCCTGATGGATCCTGATGCTATTAAAACCAAGGGGACTGGTAGGGAAGTAGGTTCCCCTCCAGGACCAACAACTTATAATATTCTCCTTTGTCATTCAAAAGCTATAAATATACATGAATGCACAAAACTGGCTTTCAAGCAAAACCTTAAACTAGAAGCCAACCCTTGAAAAACCAGCATGAAATAATAACTACAATAatgggatttgctgagtactCATTttgagtactcacccttgctttatTTATTACTTTCTTTCTACAGAGGAAGAAGTAGTGCTTGAAGATGACGAGAATCTTGGAGATCAACCTTAGGAGCCAAGTTGCCTATAGACTTGGGAACACTGCGTATACCTCTGCTGTGTAGCTACTCTGGGGATCTGACCACCTTGTATTAATAGGTGGTATGCATCTTTGTAACAttatgtaaattatcaataaaaGTTGTACGAAGTATGGATGTGATACATCTTGTGAGGAATGGTTGTATCATCTACTGATCCATGGAATGATACAAATAACATTTGGGGTCTCTTTTTAGGGGCAGCCCCCACAGCTGCACTGCCAGTAAGGGTTGCCATGGTCCTCTAGCCGTCGGATCCGGCCCTCTTTGGTCCAAACCCATGTTTTCCTAGGTTTGAGGTGGCCTCTACCTTCATGCTCGTACAACAGTGGTGGCCATCACCATTGTCATTCTCCTAGTCATCAATAGGGTCCCCATCATATCATTATTGGTAGTTGCTACCACTCGGTGCCTTATTCACCAGTGCAGGCTATAGGAAATGGACGCCCCTTCGGACCTTGGGTCACTAGAGGGATGCCTTCTTGTTGGAGCCTCGTGCTCTGGGTACGCGATATCCAATTCATCCACTGCTACCCCGTCGATAGTGGCAGGGGAGGGCCCCAAGCTTGGACCTTTGGTCACTCTCACTCCTTTAGCAAGATGCCTCAGGCAATGGGTATCTATCCTGACACGCTCCCTATCATCGAAATCTTGAGTCCTACTACGGGTCTCCTATTGCTGGATGTGCATGCACGCTCATCCTTGCGTGTTATGCCAATGCCGCTGGTGAGGGTGCCCTACCGCTATGGTGTTCCCTCCCTTTGTGTGAGGGGTTGAAGTGCTTTGGTGTCTTCTCTATTATCTTCCTACTATAGTGGCCTTTTCGTTGTTGTGCGAGCATTCTTTTGACACGATAAACTTGTTTGACCATATTCTTCTTTTCTAGAGCACTAG
Above is a genomic segment from Setaria viridis chromosome 4, Setaria_viridis_v4.0, whole genome shotgun sequence containing:
- the LOC117851537 gene encoding AT-hook motif nuclear-localized protein 25 translates to MPGMDPGGGEAGAASHYLDLLRAQQQHLQHQQSPLSPNSHVKMERSAPSPENSPAASVDPGGDQPSSSALVPAEGGGGGSGGPTRKPRGRPPGSKNKPKPPIIITRDSPNALHSHVLEVAAGTDIVECVSEYARRRGRGVCVLSGGGSVSNVALRQPGVEPPGSLVATLRGQFEILSLTGTVLPPPAPPGASSLSVYLAGGQGQVVGGNVVGQLIAAGPVVLMAASFANAVYERLPLEGEEEPPTATAAAATATEPQGEAEPAGAQPQQQEASQSSGVTGGDAGGGGIGHGISLYDLGGNMAGYQLPGDNFGSWRPTF